In the genome of Vibrio ziniensis, the window TTCAACGTTGTTCCGCCAGTCGAGGAGACCAGTTCCATAAAGCCAATCACAACACCCAAAGATGAGTTCTTAATGATGTTCAGATAGACACTGGTGATTTGCGGAACCATAGGGTAAACGGCTTGAGGAACAATCAATTTCCACATGATGGTTGAATCGTTAAATCCAAGAGCCTTTCCTGCTTCGTGCTGACCTTTTGATATTGACTGGATACAACCACGAACGATTTCTGCAATGTAGCTAGCACTGTAAAAAGAGAGTGCAATCCACAACGCGACCAGTTCTGGAATAACAATCATCCCGCCTTGAAAGTTGAATCCAGTAAGTTTCGGGGTGCTGTATTCGAAGTTTCCAGAAACCACAGTAATGATGATCACAAGGATTGGTAACGAAACCACAATAGCCAAAAGGCGTGGCCAAAGAATTGGGTTAAATCCAACCCACTGAACCTTTTGAATTACCGCTCTGCGATAGAAAAAAGCTGCGCAGCATGACGCGAGTAGAGCAAGAAATACATAACCACCCCAGCCAGCCAATGATAAGTGTGGAATGGCTAAACCACGGTTAGAAAGATAAATGTTATCACCCAACTGAATGCTGTTTCGAATTGCAGGCAAGCTGAGAAACAGGGCATACCACCATACCAGTTGAACGACGAGAGGTACGTTACGAATAAACTCAACATAACCACGACATAGACGGCTGATCACCCAGTTATTCGATACGCGACCGACGCCGATAACAAAGCCAAGAATGGTTGCCAGAATAATACTCAAAAAGGAGACCAGTAGCGTGTTGGCAACACCCACATAGTAGGCTTGCAAGTAAGTATCATTTTGGTCGTAGTCAATCAGGCTGAAAGTAATGTCGTAGCCTGCTCGTTCACCGAGAAAATCAAAACCTGTGGTTATGCCTAATTTGGCAATGTTTTCAGAAGCATTGGTACCTAAGTACCAGAATAAGAGAGTTACCGTGATTAAGAGTACGGCTTGCTGGCCCCAATCTATCAAGGTGCCTTTGGTTAGTTTTAATTGCATGTTCAACCTATCCATGGAAGGTCAGCCCACATCTAGGTAGGCTGACAGATAAACAAGATTAACGGAAAGGAGGGGCGTACATTAGGCCGCCATTGGTGTAAAGAGCATTCGCACCTCGTTCAAATTTCAGTGGCGAGTTAAGGCCAACGTGGTGCGCAAAAATCTCACCGTAGTTGCCTGTCGCTTCAATCGCCTTAAGTGCCCAATCTTGCTTCAAGCCTAAATCTGTACCAAGGCTGCCTTCAGTACCAAGAAGGCGTTTAATTGCTGGCTTAGCCGATGACTTCGCCAATTCTTTCGCATTTTGTTGAGTAACATTTAACTCTTCGGCTTCAATAAGCGCGTTACCCACCATAGTGACGATGTCACGCCATTCGTTGTCGCCCTGTTTTACGTAAGCACCAAGAGGTTCTTTTGAAATGATCTCAGGAAGAATGATGTGCTCATCAGGATCTTTAAACAGGGTACGACGAGCAGCCAATCCAGTTACGTCATTGGTCAAAGCATCACAGCGTCCTTTTTGGTAGGCCGCATAAAGCTCTTCGGTCTTTTCAAATACAACAGAACGGTATGTCAGACCTTTAGCTCCAAAGTAGTCTGCAAGGTTGTGCTCAGAAGTAGTACCTGGAGAGAGGCAGAATGTCGCGCCGTCCAGCTCAGCTGCCGATTTAACACCGAGCGACTTACGAGTCATGAACCCCTGACCGTCGTAGAACCAAATCGTGGTGAAGTCAGCCCCTAGCTTTGCATCGCGAGATACGGTCCACGTGGTAGATCGAGAAAGGATATCAATTTCGCCAGAAGCTAAAGATGTGAAGCGGTTTTTCGAAGTGGTTGTAATGTATTCAACTTTTTCTGGATCACCTAAAACAGCGGCAGCAACGGCGCGACAGTAATCCACATCCATCCCTGTCCATTTGCCTTGGTCATTGATGTAAGAAAAACCCATTTTGTCGCTTGAAATGCCACATTTCAGTGTGCCACGTTGAATAATATCATCTTTAAGATTTGCATAACTGCTAGTTGAAAATCCAACTGACAATAATCCTGATACAACGAGCCCTACAGCTTTTAGTTTCATGATAAGTCCTTTTATTTATTACAGTTTGATAGATTTGTAATTAAATTTTGCTTTCCTTTGGTTACAATTTATGCGTTTATCTATGGTGATTGGAAGCATTTGATGTCTTGTATTTTGCATGACTTATGCAAAATTTCGATAATGTTGCAGTGAAGGGATAAAGGAATGAATGTTCGCTGGTTAAAGGATTTTATTACTTTGGCAGACTGCCAGAAATTTTCGTTGGCGGCTCAATTAAATGCGTCATCTCAAGCGGCATTTAGCCGCAGGATTCAGCAGTTAGAGCAACATCTGAACGTTGAACTGTTTGATAGAAGTCGAACTCCCGTCAAGCTAACACCAGAGGGTAAAAGACTCTATCCCATTGCAGCTGAAATGGTTCAGATGGCTGAGCGCTGTGAAGAGATGGTGGCGAACAAACCTAACCCAATGGTGTTCGCATCTTTGCATACCTTGGCGTGTAACTTTTTCCCTCAATGGTTCACGCAAGTACTAAATTGTATGACTGCGCCATTAGTCAGCAGTATTGATTCTGGCGTGCGTTCTGTCACTGGTTATCAGGCTGCGTTGCAATCTCAACGCGCAGATTGCTTACTGTTTTACCAAAGCAACC includes:
- a CDS encoding amino acid ABC transporter permease, which codes for MQLKLTKGTLIDWGQQAVLLITVTLLFWYLGTNASENIAKLGITTGFDFLGERAGYDITFSLIDYDQNDTYLQAYYVGVANTLLVSFLSIILATILGFVIGVGRVSNNWVISRLCRGYVEFIRNVPLVVQLVWWYALFLSLPAIRNSIQLGDNIYLSNRGLAIPHLSLAGWGGYVFLALLASCCAAFFYRRAVIQKVQWVGFNPILWPRLLAIVVSLPILVIIITVVSGNFEYSTPKLTGFNFQGGMIVIPELVALWIALSFYSASYIAEIVRGCIQSISKGQHEAGKALGFNDSTIMWKLIVPQAVYPMVPQITSVYLNIIKNSSLGVVIGFMELVSSTGGTTLNNTGQAIECILIVMGTYCVFSLVTSLLMNWYNSHVAVGK
- a CDS encoding amino acid ABC transporter substrate-binding protein, with product MKLKAVGLVVSGLLSVGFSTSSYANLKDDIIQRGTLKCGISSDKMGFSYINDQGKWTGMDVDYCRAVAAAVLGDPEKVEYITTTSKNRFTSLASGEIDILSRSTTWTVSRDAKLGADFTTIWFYDGQGFMTRKSLGVKSAAELDGATFCLSPGTTSEHNLADYFGAKGLTYRSVVFEKTEELYAAYQKGRCDALTNDVTGLAARRTLFKDPDEHIILPEIISKEPLGAYVKQGDNEWRDIVTMVGNALIEAEELNVTQQNAKELAKSSAKPAIKRLLGTEGSLGTDLGLKQDWALKAIEATGNYGEIFAHHVGLNSPLKFERGANALYTNGGLMYAPPFR
- a CDS encoding LysR family transcriptional regulator produces the protein MNVRWLKDFITLADCQKFSLAAQLNASSQAAFSRRIQQLEQHLNVELFDRSRTPVKLTPEGKRLYPIAAEMVQMAERCEEMVANKPNPMVFASLHTLACNFFPQWFTQVLNCMTAPLVSSIDSGVRSVTGYQAALQSQRADCLLFYQSNQAARYFESDEFEVLKLADDALIWVCGASFPRQQLEESTIPHLTYAPSSQLLELSLPLFNATPQAKKLSVVFQSTISESLLPMAIHGNGVACIPYSVAKDYIDDGRLIHIWPEYSEPLEIVLIRLTDSKNPHPYINELFEHAKSIANG